The nucleotide window GCCAACCAGCGCCCGGCGGTCGATGTCGGTCTCTCGGTCAGCCGCGTCGGCGGCAAGGCGCAGGCACCCGCGCTGCGCGCCGTCTCGGGCCGGGTGCGGCTTGACTACGCGCAGTTCCAGGAGCTCGAGATGTTCACCCGCTTCGGCGGCCTGTCGAACACGCGGGTCAAGGCGCAGATCGCGCGGGGCGAACGGATCCGGGCGCTGCTCTCGCAACCGCGCTACAGCGGCCTGAGGATGGCCGACCAGGTGGCGCTGCTCGCCGCGCTCGCCGACGGCGCGCTCGACCGGCTGTCGCCGGACCGGGTGCCAGCGTTGCGCGACCGCCTGCCGGGGTGGCTGGACGAGACCGCCGCGGCGGCGTTGTCCGAACTGACCCTCACCGACCCGTTATCCGACGATCTTCGCAAGCGCCTCGTCACGGCCGTGTCCGCGCTGGTCGATGATCTCGAAGGGGCCAGGGCCTCCGGAACCCCGGTGCGATGAGCGAGCATTTCGCCGATATCGAGGCCCGCATCGACGCGGTCCACAAGCTCGAGGCGGTCATCACCGCCATGCGTGGCATCGCGGCCTCGCGAGTGCAGGAGTCGCAGCATCACCTCGACAGCATCCGCACCTTTGCGGCCACCATCGGCGCTGCCATCGGGCAGGCGTTGGCTTTCCTGCCCCGCGTCGAGCCCGATGCCGGCGGGACCGAGGCCCCCTACCGCCACGCGGTGCTGGCCTTTGCCGCGGAACAGGGCTTTGCCGGGGCCTTCTCCGACAAGGTCTTCGACGCGCTTGCGCCGCTGGTCGAACCCGGATGCGAACTGCTGCTGATCGGGGATCGCGGCCTGTCCGCTGCCGACCGGCGCGGCCTGTCGGTCGCCTGGAGCGCCCCGATGATCTCCCACCCGGACCAGGCAACCGCGCTGGCTTCACGCCTGTCCGAGACCATCTTTCGCCGCGCGGCGGAAACGCCGCTGACGCGGGTCTCGCTGGTGCACGCGGTGCCCGGCGGCACTGGGCTCATGTCGGTCGTGGTCAAGGATCTCGTGCCCTTCGACTACGGGCGCTTTCCGCTGTCGCGCACGGCGGTGCCGCCGCTCATCACGCTGCCACCGGACCGGCTGCTCCGGCATCTCGTCGAGGAATACGTCTTCGCGGAACTCAGCGAAGCCATCGTCCTCTCCTTCGCCGCCGAGAACGAGGCGCGGATGCGCGCCATGATCCGCGCACAGGAAAACACCGGCGATACGCTCGACACGCTCACGGCCCTGTCGCGGCAGGTCCGGCAGCAGGACATCACCGAGGAGATCGTCGAGCTTGCCACCGCGAGCCTGACACAGGGAGGAAGCGACGCATGACCGACAGCATCGACGCCGAGGGGCCGCGCAAGCCGCAGCCTGCGGATGCGCTGCACCGCGAGGTCGACCTGCCCGGGTGCGAACCGAAGCCCGCCACCGAAGACACCCGCGCGCCCGCCCTGCTTCGCGAGATCATGGATCATCCGAACTACCGGCAGGCCGACGAGGACCCCGCCTTTCTGCACCGTGCCGACATGCGCGGCACCCGGCTGATGCTCGACTACCAGAAGGCCGAGGCGTTGCTCGCGGAACATGGCGTGGCGCACGCGATCGTGGTGTTCGGCAGCACCCGCATTCCCGAGCCCGAGGTCGCCGCCGAGAGGCTCGCCGCGCTCGAGGCCGAAGCCGCGCGTGCGCCCGACGACGCGGATTTGGCCCAGCGCCTGAGGATCGCCCGTCGCGTCCACGACAAGAGCCGCTTCTACGAGATCGCGCGGGATCTGGGCCGGCTCGTCGGTGAGGCCGAAGGCCCCCACGGAAACCGGCTGGTTGTCGTCACCGGCGGCGGGCCGGGCATGATGGAGGCCGCGAACCGGGGCGCCCACGAGGCCGGCGCCCGGACCGTCGGGCTGAACATCATGCTGCCCCAAGAGCAGTTTCCGAACCCCTACGTGACGCCGGGCCTGTGCTTCCGTTTCCACTACTTCGCCCTGCGCAAGCTGCACTTTCTATTGCACGCCCGCGCCCTCGTGGTCTTTCCCGGCGGCTTCGGCACGCTCGACGAGCTGTTCGAGACGCTGACCCTCATCCAGACGCGAAAGATCCGCCCGCTGCCAGTCGTGCTCGTGGGCGAGGCCTACTGGCGGCGGGTCTTCGATGTCGACTTCCTGCTCGACGAAGGCGTCATCGACCCGGAGGACCGGGAGCTTTTCTGGTATGCCGAGACGGCCGACGAGATATGGCAGGACATACGTCGCTGGTATGTCAGCGCGGGCCGGGACATCACCGCGCCCGGCCCGGACTGCGCCTGAGAGAGGAAGCGAGCCCTGGGCAGGCACGAGGGTCAGGGACGGGCCACGTTTCCTTGCCGGAGCAGCCAGCCCCCGCTCAATCCAAGGAGCGCGAGAACCACCAGCGGCGGGATCGCATGGCTGAATTCGCCGTGCAGCAACACGGTGAGGGCGGCGGCGCCCATGACGCCGGCGCCCAGGACATGGCCTGCAAGACGCGTCCGGGGGATCGCGATCAGCACGGCGGCCGTCCACTCCAGCGCGGCGGTCAGGTAGGGGAACCATCCCGGATAGCCCCAACGATCATAGTCGGCGCGGATCTCCGGGCTGGCAAAGATGTTCAGGGTTCCGCCAAGAAGGAAGAAGGCGGCAAGGGCGCCCGGAAGGACGTGGCGCCAGGGAAACGTGCTCATTTCGGGGTCTCCGGTAAGTCTCTGGGGCAGCTCGACCGCTCAGAGCGGATGGACCGAATGGAAGCGACGGTCGTGCCAGACGAGGGGGCTGCGCCCTTCCGCAAGGTCGATGTGCTCCGGGCGTCCGACGAAGAGAACGTGATCGCCCATGTCCACCTCACCGGCAAGAATGCAGTCCATCGCGGCCATCGCGCCGCGAAGCCGGGGGTGCCCCGATTGCCAGGGCTCCCACGTGCCATGCTCGAAGCGCCGCTCGCGCGGGCCCTTTCCGGCAAAGGCCTCGGCCACGGCACCCTGGTCTGACTGCAGCATGGCGAAGGAGAACCCGCGACGGGCCCGGATGAGCGCCGCGAGCCGCGCGCTGCTGTCGATCGACACGAGCAGCGACGGCGGATCGACGGCCAGCGACAGGGCCGCCGTGACGGTGCGCCCGACCCTCTCGTCGCCCTGCGCGGCCGAAACCACGCAGGTGGTCGCCGCAAGCGCGGCCATGGCCTCGCGGAAGAGCTGCC belongs to Salipiger profundus and includes:
- a CDS encoding F0F1 ATP synthase subunit gamma, encoding MSEHFADIEARIDAVHKLEAVITAMRGIAASRVQESQHHLDSIRTFAATIGAAIGQALAFLPRVEPDAGGTEAPYRHAVLAFAAEQGFAGAFSDKVFDALAPLVEPGCELLLIGDRGLSAADRRGLSVAWSAPMISHPDQATALASRLSETIFRRAAETPLTRVSLVHAVPGGTGLMSVVVKDLVPFDYGRFPLSRTAVPPLITLPPDRLLRHLVEEYVFAELSEAIVLSFAAENEARMRAMIRAQENTGDTLDTLTALSRQVRQQDITEEIVELATASLTQGGSDA
- a CDS encoding LOG family protein, producing MTDSIDAEGPRKPQPADALHREVDLPGCEPKPATEDTRAPALLREIMDHPNYRQADEDPAFLHRADMRGTRLMLDYQKAEALLAEHGVAHAIVVFGSTRIPEPEVAAERLAALEAEAARAPDDADLAQRLRIARRVHDKSRFYEIARDLGRLVGEAEGPHGNRLVVVTGGGPGMMEAANRGAHEAGARTVGLNIMLPQEQFPNPYVTPGLCFRFHYFALRKLHFLLHARALVVFPGGFGTLDELFETLTLIQTRKIRPLPVVLVGEAYWRRVFDVDFLLDEGVIDPEDRELFWYAETADEIWQDIRRWYVSAGRDITAPGPDCA
- a CDS encoding DoxX family protein, encoding MSTFPWRHVLPGALAAFFLLGGTLNIFASPEIRADYDRWGYPGWFPYLTAALEWTAAVLIAIPRTRLAGHVLGAGVMGAAALTVLLHGEFSHAIPPLVVLALLGLSGGWLLRQGNVARP
- a CDS encoding flavin reductase family protein, with protein sequence MIADTRSAPDTASETGQLFREAMAALAATTCVVSAAQGDERVGRTVTAALSLAVDPPSLLVSIDSSARLAALIRARRGFSFAMLQSDQGAVAEAFAGKGPRERRFEHGTWEPWQSGHPRLRGAMAAMDCILAGEVDMGDHVLFVGRPEHIDLAEGRSPLVWHDRRFHSVHPL